Proteins encoded within one genomic window of Halomonas sp. YLGW01:
- the ribF gene encoding bifunctional riboflavin kinase/FAD synthetase, with product MRVIRGLHNLPEAPEGCVATIGNFDGVHRGHQAILDQLRERAAKLGLPVTVVVFEPQPREYFAGDQAPPRLTRLRDKARLLAECGADQVLCLPFNEALRSLTARQFIERILVAGLGVRHLVVGDDFRFGRERDGDFSLLAQLGEECGFGVEHTRTFQLDDERVSSSRVRTLLASGNFAQAARMLGRPYRLAGRVIVDRQLGRTIGTPTANVPLLPQPLALRGVYAVVTELPDGRCLPGVANIGWRPTVGSTRPVLEVHLFDVNEDLYGQRLRVYPCARLRGEITFDGLEPLKRQIQVDQARARDYFARHGSTATPDDSEARQGIAGPADAPACSTAPAAAFYTLPLTALPLASAPLAREAATSDSSVGPAPTDQDDG from the coding sequence ATGCGAGTGATTCGAGGACTACACAACCTGCCCGAGGCACCAGAGGGCTGCGTGGCCACCATCGGCAACTTCGATGGGGTCCATCGCGGCCATCAGGCGATCCTCGATCAGTTGCGCGAGCGCGCCGCCAAGCTGGGGTTACCGGTCACGGTGGTGGTCTTCGAGCCTCAGCCGCGGGAGTACTTCGCCGGTGACCAGGCCCCGCCGCGGCTCACTCGCCTGCGCGACAAGGCCCGGCTGCTCGCCGAGTGCGGCGCCGACCAGGTGCTGTGCCTGCCATTCAACGAGGCGCTGCGCAGCCTGACCGCGCGACAGTTCATCGAGCGCATCCTGGTCGCGGGCCTGGGGGTGCGCCACCTGGTAGTGGGCGATGACTTCCGCTTCGGCCGCGAGCGCGATGGCGACTTCTCGCTGCTGGCCCAGCTAGGCGAGGAGTGCGGCTTTGGCGTCGAGCACACCCGCACCTTCCAGCTCGATGACGAGCGGGTCTCCAGCAGCCGGGTACGCACCCTGCTGGCGAGCGGTAACTTCGCCCAGGCCGCCCGCATGCTGGGGCGGCCCTATCGGCTGGCCGGGCGAGTGATCGTCGATCGCCAGCTCGGCCGCACCATCGGCACCCCCACCGCCAATGTGCCGCTGCTGCCGCAGCCCTTGGCGTTGCGCGGCGTCTATGCGGTGGTCACCGAGCTCCCCGATGGCCGTTGCCTGCCCGGGGTGGCCAATATCGGCTGGCGGCCCACGGTGGGCAGCACCCGGCCGGTACTCGAGGTGCATCTGTTCGATGTGAACGAGGATCTCTACGGCCAGCGGCTGCGGGTCTATCCCTGCGCCCGGTTGCGCGGCGAGATCACCTTCGATGGGCTGGAGCCCCTGAAGCGGCAGATCCAGGTCGATCAGGCCCGGGCGCGGGACTATTTCGCACGCCATGGCTCGACCGCGACACCGGATGACAGCGAGGCCCGTCAGGGCATCGCCGGCCCCGCGGATGCCCCCGCATGTTCAACGGCTCCTGCTGCGGCATTCTATACGCTACCTCTTACGGCACTTCCTCTGGCATCGGCGCCTCTGGCGCGCGAAGCCGCGACTTCTGACTCCTCGGTGGGCCCGGCCCCCACCGACCAAGATGACGGCTGA
- the murJ gene encoding murein biosynthesis integral membrane protein MurJ, whose product MAQQDPSTSSATAAQPVARTGLLRSGLVVGAMTMLSRVLGLVRDVVIAALLGAGSGADAFFVAFKIPNFLRRLFAEGAFNQAFVPVLSEYATRRSREEVRELLDAVAGSLTVVLALITALAMLAAPWLVWVFAPGFGRDPSKLAMTADMLRLTFPYLLLISLTAFSGSVLNTWNRFAVPAFTPVLLNLSLIGAALLLTPLMEAPAMALAWGVLIAGVAQLAFQAPFLARLGLLPKPWPSFAHEGVRRILRLMAPALFGVSVSQINLLLDTVLASLLAAGSVSWLYYSDRLVELPLGVFGIAIGTVILPALSKRHAEQSAEHFAKMLDWALRAVLLLGMPAALALAVLAEPLLITLFHYGAMTDHDIAMAAMSLRAYALGLVAFMLIKVLAPGYFARQDTRTPVKIGIIAMVANMAFNLLLIWPLAHAGLALATALSAFLNAGLLARGLRREGVLVFQPGWGRYALQLGGGCAVMGLGLYLLAPDWQAWLGWGLWPRVLTLAGLVAGGALAYFAWLAALGVRLRHFRLNG is encoded by the coding sequence GTGGCTCAGCAAGACCCCTCGACATCCTCGGCGACGGCCGCTCAGCCCGTCGCCCGCACCGGCCTGCTGCGCTCGGGGCTGGTGGTCGGTGCCATGACCATGCTCTCGCGGGTGCTGGGGCTGGTGCGTGACGTGGTCATCGCCGCCCTGCTGGGTGCCGGCAGCGGGGCCGATGCCTTCTTCGTGGCCTTCAAGATCCCCAACTTCCTGCGCCGGCTGTTCGCCGAGGGTGCCTTCAACCAGGCCTTCGTGCCGGTACTCTCGGAGTACGCCACCCGGCGCAGCCGCGAGGAGGTGCGCGAGCTGCTCGATGCGGTGGCCGGCAGCCTGACGGTGGTGCTGGCGCTGATCACCGCTCTCGCGATGCTCGCGGCGCCCTGGCTGGTGTGGGTGTTCGCCCCGGGTTTCGGCCGCGATCCGTCCAAGCTGGCCATGACCGCCGACATGCTGCGGCTGACCTTTCCCTATCTGCTGCTGATCTCGCTGACCGCCTTCTCGGGCAGCGTGCTCAATACCTGGAACCGCTTCGCGGTGCCGGCCTTCACCCCGGTGCTGCTCAACCTGTCGCTGATCGGTGCGGCGCTGCTGCTCACTCCGCTGATGGAGGCCCCGGCCATGGCGCTGGCCTGGGGCGTGCTGATCGCCGGCGTCGCCCAGCTCGCCTTCCAGGCACCTTTCCTTGCGCGGTTGGGGCTGCTGCCCAAGCCCTGGCCCTCGTTCGCCCACGAGGGCGTGCGGCGAATCCTCAGGCTGATGGCGCCGGCGCTGTTCGGCGTCTCGGTGTCCCAGATCAACCTCTTGCTGGACACCGTGCTGGCCTCGCTGCTGGCTGCCGGAAGCGTGTCCTGGCTGTACTACTCCGATCGCCTGGTCGAACTGCCGCTCGGCGTGTTCGGCATCGCCATCGGCACGGTGATCCTGCCGGCGCTCTCCAAGCGCCACGCCGAGCAGTCCGCCGAGCACTTCGCGAAGATGCTCGACTGGGCGCTGCGCGCGGTGCTGCTGCTGGGGATGCCGGCGGCGCTGGCGCTGGCCGTGCTGGCCGAGCCGCTGTTGATCACCCTGTTTCATTATGGCGCCATGACCGATCACGACATCGCCATGGCGGCCATGAGCCTGAGGGCCTATGCCCTGGGCCTGGTGGCCTTCATGCTGATCAAGGTGCTGGCGCCTGGCTACTTTGCGCGCCAGGACACCAGGACGCCGGTCAAGATCGGCATCATCGCCATGGTCGCCAACATGGCCTTCAACCTGCTGCTGATCTGGCCGCTGGCGCATGCCGGCCTGGCGCTCGCCACCGCGCTCTCGGCCTTCCTCAATGCCGGCCTGCTGGCTCGGGGGCTGCGTCGTGAGGGCGTGCTGGTGTTCCAGCCCGGCTGGGGGCGCTACGCGTTGCAGCTGGGCGGCGGCTGCGCGGTGATGGGGCTCGGTTTGTATCTGCTGGCCCCTGACTGGCAGGCCTGGCTCGGCTGGGGCCTGTGGCCGCGGGTGCTGACCCTGGCCGGACTGGTCGCCGGCGGGGCCCTGGCCTATTTCGCCTGGCTGGCCGCGCTGGGCGTCCGGCTTCGGCACTTTCGGTTGAATGGCTAG
- the proB gene encoding glutamate 5-kinase, whose amino-acid sequence MTGSEQAPGRDALAGARRVVVKIGSALLTNDGRGLDESAIGGWVDQIAELHRRGIEVVLVSSGAVAAGMVRLGWQSRPGAVHALQAAAAVGQNVLTECYEGHFGRHDVLTAQILLTHDDLSNRKRYLNARSALRTLVELRVVPVINENDTVVTDEIRFGDNDTLGALVANLLEADALIILTDQEGLFDADPRHHPQASLIPEARADDARLTAMAGGGGALGRGGMTTKVRAARLAARSGAVTAIASGRQPEVLTRLIEGERLGTLLRPEQAPIAARKRWLAGQLQVRGRLTLDAGAVTVLRERGSSLLPVGVKALSGDFVRGDMVECVDEQGARIAKGLINYGAEEAARILGKPSHQIEGLLGYMEAPELIHRDNLVVL is encoded by the coding sequence ATGACGGGCAGTGAGCAGGCGCCGGGGCGGGATGCCCTGGCCGGTGCGCGGCGGGTGGTGGTGAAGATCGGCAGCGCCCTTCTGACCAACGACGGTCGCGGCCTCGACGAGTCGGCGATCGGCGGTTGGGTCGATCAGATCGCCGAGCTGCACCGCCGGGGCATCGAGGTGGTGCTGGTGTCCTCCGGGGCCGTGGCCGCCGGCATGGTACGTCTGGGCTGGCAGTCGCGGCCCGGCGCCGTGCATGCCCTGCAGGCCGCCGCCGCGGTGGGGCAGAACGTGCTGACCGAGTGCTATGAAGGCCATTTCGGTCGCCATGACGTCCTGACCGCGCAGATCCTGCTAACCCACGATGATCTCTCCAACCGCAAGCGCTACCTGAATGCCCGCTCGGCGCTGCGCACCCTGGTGGAGCTCAGGGTGGTGCCGGTGATCAACGAGAACGACACCGTTGTCACCGACGAGATCCGCTTCGGCGACAATGACACCCTGGGAGCGCTGGTCGCCAACCTGCTCGAGGCCGATGCGCTGATCATCCTCACCGATCAGGAGGGGCTCTTCGACGCCGACCCGCGCCATCACCCGCAGGCGAGCCTGATTCCCGAGGCCCGCGCCGACGATGCACGCCTGACGGCTATGGCCGGCGGCGGCGGGGCACTGGGGCGTGGCGGCATGACCACCAAGGTGCGGGCGGCGCGCCTGGCGGCCCGTTCCGGGGCAGTCACCGCCATCGCCAGTGGTCGCCAGCCCGAGGTGCTGACGCGCCTGATCGAAGGGGAGCGACTGGGCACCCTGCTGCGTCCCGAGCAGGCGCCGATCGCCGCCCGCAAGCGCTGGCTGGCGGGGCAGCTGCAGGTGCGCGGCCGCCTGACCCTGGACGCCGGGGCGGTGACGGTGCTGCGCGAGCGAGGCTCGAGCCTCCTGCCGGTCGGGGTCAAGGCGCTCAGCGGCGACTTCGTGCGCGGCGACATGGTGGAATGCGTCGACGAGCAGGGCGCGCGCATCGCCAAGGGCCTGATCAACTATGGCGCCGAGGAGGCCGCGCGCATTCTCGGCAAGCCCAGCCACCAGATCGAGGGCCTGCTTGGCTATATGGAAGCCCCCGAGTTGATCCATCGCGACAACCTGGTGGTGCTCTGA
- the rpsT gene encoding 30S ribosomal protein S20 encodes MANSKQARKRARQAEARRVLKAGQRSMVRTYIKRVIKAINGGDHGQAMTEFKAAQPVIDRIADKDALSKKKAARIKSRLNKRIKALAA; translated from the coding sequence GTGGCAAACTCTAAGCAAGCTCGTAAGCGCGCCCGTCAGGCAGAAGCTCGTCGCGTCCTCAAGGCCGGTCAGCGTTCCATGGTGCGCACCTACATCAAGCGCGTCATCAAGGCCATCAACGGCGGCGACCACGGCCAGGCCATGACCGAGTTCAAGGCGGCTCAGCCGGTCATCGACCGCATCGCCGACAAGGACGCGCTGTCCAAGAAGAAGGCCGCTCGCATCAAGAGCCGCCTGAACAAGCGGATTAAGGCGCTGGCTGCGTAA
- the cgtA gene encoding Obg family GTPase CgtA, whose amino-acid sequence MQFLDEASIIVEAGNGGNGCLSFRREKYVPKGGPDGGDGGHGGCVYLIGDDALNTLIDFKYQRFYKAPNGRPGQGRQMSGRAGEDLHVKVPVGTTVIDEDTLEVIADVTEIGQVVLVAQGGRRGLGNIHFKSSTNRAPRRTTPGTEGERRNLRFEMKVMADVGLLGMPNAGKSTLIRAVSAAKPKVANYPFTTLVPNLGVVKLGQHQHFVMADVPGLIEGASDGAGLGLRFLKHLTRTRLLLHVVDVAPFDETDPVESAEAIVHELKTFSQALSERPRWLVLNKLDLLPEDEREAVADKIVERLGWQGPVFRVSAISGEGCDALVQAVYRWLTEQRRLENEDEAVAEQEREMRERMEREAVARTEARLGRKRKPIGDDDDDDFDDDDYDVEVEYAP is encoded by the coding sequence ATGCAGTTCCTCGACGAAGCCTCGATCATCGTTGAAGCCGGCAATGGCGGCAACGGCTGCCTGAGCTTCCGGCGCGAGAAGTACGTGCCCAAGGGTGGCCCGGATGGCGGCGATGGCGGCCATGGCGGTTGTGTCTACCTGATCGGTGACGACGCCCTCAACACGCTGATCGACTTCAAGTATCAGCGCTTCTACAAGGCGCCGAACGGTCGGCCCGGTCAGGGGCGGCAGATGAGCGGCCGCGCCGGCGAGGACCTGCACGTCAAGGTGCCGGTGGGGACCACGGTGATCGACGAGGACACCCTCGAGGTGATCGCCGACGTCACCGAGATCGGCCAGGTGGTGCTGGTCGCCCAGGGCGGCCGCCGGGGGCTTGGCAACATCCACTTCAAGTCCTCGACCAACCGGGCACCGCGGCGCACCACGCCGGGCACTGAAGGCGAGCGTCGCAACCTGCGCTTCGAGATGAAGGTGATGGCGGATGTCGGCCTGCTGGGCATGCCCAATGCCGGCAAGTCGACCCTGATCCGTGCCGTCTCGGCAGCCAAGCCCAAGGTCGCCAACTACCCGTTCACGACCCTGGTGCCGAACCTCGGGGTCGTGAAGCTCGGGCAGCACCAGCACTTCGTGATGGCCGACGTGCCGGGGTTGATCGAGGGCGCCTCCGACGGCGCCGGCCTCGGCCTGCGCTTCCTCAAGCACCTGACCCGTACCCGGCTGCTGCTGCACGTGGTCGATGTGGCCCCCTTCGATGAGACCGATCCGGTGGAATCCGCCGAGGCGATCGTGCATGAGCTTAAGACCTTCTCCCAGGCGCTGTCCGAGCGGCCGCGCTGGCTGGTGCTCAACAAGCTCGATCTGCTACCCGAAGACGAGCGCGAGGCGGTGGCCGACAAGATCGTCGAACGCCTCGGCTGGCAGGGCCCGGTGTTCCGCGTCTCGGCGATCTCCGGCGAGGGTTGTGATGCCCTGGTGCAGGCGGTCTATCGCTGGCTCACCGAGCAGCGCCGCCTCGAGAATGAGGACGAGGCCGTCGCCGAGCAGGAGCGCGAGATGCGCGAACGCATGGAGCGCGAGGCCGTGGCCCGTACCGAGGCGCGGCTGGGTCGCAAGCGCAAGCCCATCGGCGACGACGATGATGATGATTTCGACGACGATGATTACGATGTCGAGGTCGAATACGCGCCCTGA
- the ispB gene encoding octaprenyl diphosphate synthase, translated as MQPTASPIHAAVAEDFAAVNRTILAQLTSRVPLVETIGNYIIESGGKRLRPLLVLLAARSLDYDGDRHITLATLIEFMHTSTLLHDDVVDESHLRRGKATANDAWGNAPSVLVGDFLYSRSFQMMVEVGSMRVMEVLSGATCTIAEGEVLQLTNIGNPDIDEAAYFETIQGKTAMLFEAASHSGAILAGATAEQEAALQRFGRYLGLAFQLVDDLLDYQGNAEAMGKNVGDDLAEGKPTLPLIQAMAKGTPEQAKLIRKAIRQGGLDHLDEVLTIVRDTGALDYTRERAVAMADQALAELEALPPSAYRDTMAELARLAVDRQT; from the coding sequence ATGCAGCCTACAGCGTCGCCTATCCATGCGGCGGTGGCCGAGGACTTCGCCGCCGTCAACCGCACCATCCTGGCCCAGCTGACCTCTCGGGTCCCGCTCGTCGAAACCATCGGCAACTACATCATCGAAAGCGGCGGCAAACGGCTGCGCCCGCTGCTGGTGCTGCTGGCCGCCCGCTCACTCGACTACGACGGCGACCGCCATATCACCCTGGCGACGCTGATCGAGTTCATGCACACCTCGACCCTGCTGCATGACGACGTGGTCGACGAATCGCACCTGCGCCGCGGCAAGGCCACCGCCAACGATGCCTGGGGCAACGCCCCCTCGGTACTGGTCGGCGATTTCCTCTATTCCCGCTCCTTCCAGATGATGGTCGAGGTCGGCTCGATGCGGGTCATGGAGGTGCTCTCCGGCGCCACCTGCACCATCGCCGAGGGCGAGGTGCTGCAGCTGACCAACATCGGCAACCCGGATATCGACGAGGCCGCCTACTTCGAGACCATCCAGGGCAAGACCGCGATGCTGTTCGAGGCCGCCAGCCACAGCGGCGCGATTCTCGCCGGCGCCACCGCCGAGCAGGAAGCCGCGCTGCAGCGCTTCGGCCGCTACCTGGGTCTCGCCTTCCAGCTGGTCGACGACCTGCTCGACTACCAGGGCAATGCCGAGGCGATGGGCAAGAACGTCGGTGACGACCTGGCCGAGGGCAAGCCGACCCTTCCGCTGATCCAGGCCATGGCCAAGGGCACCCCCGAGCAGGCCAAGCTGATCCGCAAGGCGATCCGCCAGGGCGGCCTCGATCATCTCGATGAGGTGCTCACCATCGTTCGCGACACCGGCGCGCTGGACTACACCCGCGAGCGCGCCGTGGCCATGGCCGACCAGGCCCTGGCCGAGCTCGAGGCGCTGCCGCCCAGCGCCTACCGGGACACCATGGCCGAGCTCGCCCGGCTGGCGGTGGATCGGCAGACCTGA
- a CDS encoding TRAP transporter large permease subunit, with protein sequence MSDYLALIMFPALIGLIVAGFPIAFSMIVVATLFGIAQFGDAAAYQLLTKIEDTASNSILAAVPLFIFMGAMLENSGIAERLFGAIHLWTRRLPGGLGVGAVIMGTVFAAASGVVGATEAVIGMLAVPVMLKHQYDKSLISGTICASGSLGTAIPPSITVVVLGPVAGVSVGSLFSGLLFPGFLMAVLFLLYIVIIAALKPQLAPRFDDHETRPGWGKMLWVTFSALLPTMGLIMVVLGTILMGVATPTEAAACGALGSVLLALAYRNLTASVLWQAAIRTLNITAMILLIVLGGNMFAGVFFASGGMATVQSMLMDTGMSPWFILGTILLIAFLAGFVLDMISVVLIVIPVAMPIVGTLGFDEIWFCVAFLVVMQTSYLTPPLAPSIFYLRAITPPEVTLKHMYKGVMPFIGLQLIVLALVLAFPSLALWLPDALSGPSWK encoded by the coding sequence ATGAGCGATTACCTTGCGTTGATCATGTTTCCCGCCCTGATTGGGCTGATTGTGGCGGGGTTTCCCATCGCGTTCTCGATGATCGTGGTGGCGACCCTCTTTGGCATCGCTCAGTTCGGAGATGCCGCAGCCTATCAATTGCTGACCAAGATAGAAGATACGGCGTCCAATTCCATCCTGGCTGCCGTGCCGCTGTTCATCTTCATGGGGGCAATGCTTGAGAACTCCGGTATTGCCGAGCGGCTGTTCGGGGCTATTCATCTATGGACACGTCGCTTGCCAGGCGGGCTCGGTGTGGGTGCGGTCATCATGGGGACCGTATTCGCGGCCGCCAGTGGTGTCGTCGGCGCCACCGAGGCCGTGATTGGCATGCTGGCGGTGCCGGTGATGCTCAAGCATCAGTATGACAAGTCGCTGATCTCGGGAACCATCTGTGCCAGCGGGTCCCTTGGTACGGCGATTCCACCGTCCATCACCGTGGTCGTTCTCGGTCCAGTGGCCGGTGTGTCTGTCGGCTCGCTGTTCAGTGGCTTGCTGTTCCCCGGCTTCCTGATGGCCGTGCTGTTCCTGCTCTACATCGTGATCATCGCGGCACTGAAACCACAGTTGGCGCCGCGCTTCGATGATCATGAAACTCGCCCGGGCTGGGGGAAGATGCTCTGGGTCACCTTTAGCGCACTGCTTCCGACCATGGGGCTGATCATGGTGGTGTTGGGCACCATCCTGATGGGGGTGGCAACTCCCACAGAGGCCGCGGCCTGTGGTGCCCTGGGCTCGGTATTGCTGGCACTGGCATACCGTAACCTGACGGCCTCCGTGCTTTGGCAAGCCGCGATCAGAACCCTCAATATCACCGCGATGATCCTGCTGATTGTCCTGGGCGGCAACATGTTTGCGGGGGTGTTTTTCGCGTCAGGAGGCATGGCGACGGTGCAGTCCATGCTGATGGATACGGGCATGAGTCCCTGGTTCATTCTCGGCACCATCCTGCTGATCGCCTTCCTGGCGGGATTCGTTCTCGACATGATCTCCGTCGTGCTGATCGTCATTCCTGTCGCGATGCCGATCGTGGGGACCCTGGGCTTCGATGAGATCTGGTTCTGTGTGGCGTTCCTCGTGGTCATGCAAACCAGCTATCTGACGCCTCCTCTGGCGCCGTCGATTTTCTATCTGCGTGCCATTACGCCGCCCGAGGTGACGCTCAAGCATATGTACAAGGGAGTCATGCCGTTCATCGGTCTTCAGTTGATCGTGTTGGCCCTGGTGCTGGCGTTCCCTTCACTGGCGCTTTGGCTGCCGGATGCATTGAGTGGGCCATCATGGAAATAA
- the rplU gene encoding 50S ribosomal protein L21, translated as MYAVIKSGGKQYRVQEGQTLKLEKLEVATGESLQFDEVLMVADGDDVKVGAPLVEGAKVAAEVVSHGRGDKVSIIKFRRRKHSMKRQGHRQWFTEVKITGISA; from the coding sequence ATGTACGCAGTTATCAAGAGCGGTGGCAAGCAGTACCGCGTTCAGGAAGGCCAGACCCTGAAGCTCGAGAAGCTGGAAGTGGCCACCGGCGAAAGCCTGCAGTTTGACGAAGTGCTGATGGTCGCCGACGGCGACGACGTCAAGGTTGGCGCACCGCTGGTCGAAGGCGCCAAAGTGGCCGCCGAGGTCGTCTCTCATGGCCGTGGCGACAAGGTGTCGATCATCAAGTTCCGTCGCCGCAAGCACTCCATGAAGCGTCAGGGCCACCGTCAGTGGTTCACCGAAGTCAAGATCACCGGTATCTCTGCCTAA
- the rpmA gene encoding 50S ribosomal protein L27, with protein sequence MAHKKAAGSTRNGRDSESKRLGVKLFGGQAVAPGNIIVRQRGTKFHAGTGVGIGKDHTLFALDEGVVKFETKGPKSRKFVTVVSA encoded by the coding sequence ATGGCACATAAGAAGGCGGCGGGCTCTACCCGCAACGGTCGCGATTCCGAATCCAAGCGTCTTGGTGTGAAACTGTTCGGCGGTCAGGCCGTCGCTCCGGGCAACATCATCGTGCGTCAGCGTGGCACCAAGTTCCACGCCGGCACCGGCGTTGGCATCGGCAAGGATCACACCCTGTTCGCTCTGGACGAAGGCGTGGTCAAGTTCGAGACCAAGGGCCCGAAGAGCCGCAAGTTCGTGACTGTCGTCTCTGCCTGA
- a CDS encoding Ldh family oxidoreductase, which translates to MSDVTLGGPEASVTLMREELVSLCHRVLKRYGFSEPHVEAVSDALVAAEMDGSRSHGLYRLLGFVDTLNNGGVVPDAEPAVEDTAASVVKVDAKGGFSPYAFRQGVPGLVSKAKASGVAILAINHCVHGTALWVEIERLTREGLVAIACNPTQSYMAPHGGREPLLGTNPIAFGWPRLNEDPYVFDFATSAIARGDIELYRRQGKDIPLGWGVDRDGVPTQDPGEVLDHGAMLPFGEHKGSALAIMIELIAGPLIGDMLSVESSEHDQGRGSLPYHGELIIAMDPARIAGGDAPGHMLRSERLFELVQQQGARLSSQRRYKARRRHLEQGVTLSRSLYDDILNLAS; encoded by the coding sequence GTGAGTGATGTAACCCTCGGTGGCCCGGAAGCCAGTGTGACCCTGATGAGGGAGGAGCTCGTCTCCCTCTGTCACCGGGTGCTTAAACGATATGGTTTCAGTGAGCCTCATGTCGAGGCGGTGAGTGATGCCCTGGTGGCGGCAGAAATGGACGGCAGTCGCTCTCATGGCCTTTACCGACTGCTGGGCTTCGTCGACACGCTCAATAATGGCGGTGTGGTACCAGATGCCGAACCGGCAGTAGAAGATACGGCGGCATCGGTGGTTAAGGTGGACGCCAAGGGGGGCTTTTCCCCCTATGCCTTTCGACAGGGTGTGCCGGGTCTGGTCAGTAAGGCGAAGGCCTCGGGTGTCGCGATTCTGGCGATCAATCACTGTGTCCATGGCACTGCGCTGTGGGTGGAAATCGAACGCCTGACGCGCGAGGGGTTGGTCGCCATTGCCTGCAACCCGACACAGTCGTACATGGCGCCTCACGGTGGTCGTGAGCCCTTGCTGGGCACGAACCCGATCGCTTTTGGCTGGCCACGCCTGAACGAAGATCCCTATGTCTTCGACTTCGCGACGAGCGCCATTGCCCGCGGTGATATCGAACTGTACCGGCGTCAGGGGAAAGACATTCCCCTAGGGTGGGGAGTGGATCGCGACGGAGTGCCGACACAGGACCCGGGGGAAGTGTTGGATCATGGCGCCATGCTGCCGTTCGGTGAGCATAAGGGGTCTGCGTTGGCCATCATGATCGAGCTGATTGCCGGGCCCCTGATAGGCGACATGCTTAGTGTCGAGTCGAGCGAGCATGACCAGGGCCGGGGGAGTCTGCCGTATCACGGCGAGCTAATCATCGCCATGGATCCCGCGAGGATCGCCGGCGGCGATGCCCCAGGACACATGTTGCGCTCGGAACGCCTGTTCGAGCTGGTCCAGCAGCAGGGGGCGAGGCTGTCCTCCCAGCGCCGTTACAAGGCGCGACGCAGGCACCTCGAGCAGGGCGTCACCCTGTCCCGCTCCCTGTATGACGACATCCTGAACCTGGCGTCGTGA